Within Deltaproteobacteria bacterium, the genomic segment GACGCTTCAGGGTCTGTACAACCCGGACCGTATAAGATCGCCGCTCCATAAAAACGACTCTGGCAGACTTCAGCCCGCGGGTTGGGAAAATGCGCAGAAACTGCTCGTTGAAAAAATCGAGGAGATAAGAAAAAGGGGCGACGGAGACAAAATCGTCTTTCTGTCCAACCACGTTTCAGGCACGCTGGGAGAGCTGATAGGAGACTGGATTGAAGGGGTGGGAGGAAAGCACCTTTCCTATGAAACCTTCGCGCACGAGCCTTTAAAAGAGGCTAACCGTATAGTTTTCGGAATAGATAAAATACCGACATACAATATAGACAAAACCGAATACCTGCTTTCCTTCGGAGCGGACTTTCTCGAGACCTGGATTTCTCCCGTTTCTTACACCGGCCAGTTCAGCAAAATGCACGGCGTCAAGGATAAATCCGTGGGGAAATTCGTACATATAGAGCCGAGGGCCTCGCTCACAGGCGCGAACGCAGACGAATGGGTCGCCGTAAAGCCGGGCACTGAGGCTATTCTGGCGCTGGGTATCGCGAACGTTATAGTGAATGAGGGTTTATCCAGGGGAGGCGGCGGTCTTGCCTCGGCCCTGGGGAGATACACCCCGGAAGAAGTGTCCGCGATGACCGATGTTCCCGCGGATACGATAAAACGGATAGCCAGGGAATTCTCGTCCATGCAGCCCAGTCTGGCTATAGGCGGAGGGGCTGCCACGACTTCCACAAACGCGACTGAAACCCTGGTCGCAATAAATATCCTCAATTCTGTCGCCGGTAACGTGGGAGAAACAATCGATTTCGGAAACACCCTTACTCTGTCCGATGTTAGCTCCTTTGAAGACATATCCTCGCTTGTCGATTCCATGAATAACGATGAGATTGAGCTTCTTTTTATATATAATGTAAATCCTGTTTTCACCCTTCCGAAGGCCATGGGTTTTAAAGACGCGCTCAAGAAGGTCCCCTTGGTAGTGAGCTTTTCGAGCTTTATGGATGAGACGACCGAGCTCGCTCAGCTGGTGCTTCCCGATAATACGACACTGGAGTCATGGGGAGATTACGTGCCCAGCCAAAGTGTCCACGGGTTGATACAGCCGATAATGACACCCATTTACAATACGAAGGGGACGGGCGACGTGCTCCTTTCCGTAGCGGGTGAGCTTGAAGGCATGAAGGATAAATTCAAACAGGCGACATATTACGATTATTTAAGGGATTCATGGAAAAAGGTCTGGGGTTCTGTTCCGGGCGGAGGGGATTTCGAGTCCTTCTGGAAAAGCGCCCTGGAAAAGGGCGGCATCTATAAAGATGTAAATCCCGCCGCGGTGTCACAGTCCGGAAATCTGTCCGGTGTCAGATTCTCTGAGCCCGAGTTCAAAGGCGACGGTGAGTATTACCTTATGGCTTATCCTTCTTACAGGTATTACGACGGAAGGGGGGCGAACAAACCCTGGCTTCAGGAGCTTCCCGATGCTCTCACTACCGGAGTCTGGGATTCGTGGGTTGAATTACATCCCGATACGGCCAAGAAACTCGGCGTAAAGCTGGGGGATTTCGTAAAGATAGAGTCTCCCGAGGGAGCGATCGAAACCCAGGTCTATGTTTATGAGGGAATAAGGCCCGATACCCTTGCGGTGATGATCGGACAGGGGCACACGAGTTACGGAAGATACGCTAAAGACAGAGGGGTTAACCCCATCGACCTGCTCCCTGTTGCGACCGACAGATTGTCCGGCGGATTTGCCTGGTTTTCGACAAGGGTAAGCGCGTCTGCGACCGGCAGACACGCTCAATTCGTTCAGACGCAGTACACGACGACGCAGCATGACAGAATGGTCGCGCAGGAGGTCACGCTCAGTGAGCTTGAGCACGGCATACATCACGAAGAGCATCCTGAAGGGGATTTTTATCCCCCCAGGAAATACAGCAGATACCGCTGGGGCATGGCAATCGACCTACAGAAATGCGTAGGCTGCGGAGCCTGCGTTACCGCATGCTACGCTGAGAACAACGTACCGTTCGTCGGTAAGGACCTTGTCGCCAAGAGGCGCGACATGGCATGGATCAGGATTGAAAGGTACTTTGAAAAATCGGACAACAGGGCGGGGTTCGAGACAAGATTCCTGCCCATGCTCTGCCAGCAGTGCGGAAACGCCCCGTGCGAGCCGGTCTGCCCTGTGTACGCGACCTACCACAATCCCGAGGGCCTGAACGGTATGGTTTACAACAGGTGCGTAGGGACGAGGTACTGCTCGAATAACTGCACGTATAAAGTAAGGAAGTTCAACTGGTTCTCATATAAATTGCCGGAGCCCCTTAACTGGCAGCTTAACCCCGATGTGACTGTTAGAGACAAGGGTGTAATGGAAAAATGCACGTTCTGTGTTCAGAGGATAAATTATGCGAAGGATCAGGCCAAGGACAAGGGCCGGGATGTGCTCGACGCGGAGATAAAAACCGCATGCGAGCAGGCCTGTCCGGCGGAGGCGATAGTGTTTGGAAATCTATTGGAGCCGGAAACCAGGGCTTCTAAGCTCTCGCATGACGACAGGGGCTATAAAGTGCTCGAGCCGATTAATACGCAGCCGGCGATTACGTATCTAAAAAAAGTAAAGTGGGATAAGTCATAATGAGTGAGCAAACGTCATTAACCTACGCAAAGGTTAACGAAGATATAATACGCATGCTGGATAAGCCTACCGTAAAGTGGCTGGCCCTGTTCCTGCCCACGCTGGGGCTGGTCGGGTTCGGACTATTCTGTTTTCTCTATCAGGTATATACGGGTCTTGGAGTCGCGGGCTACAGGCACCCGGTGTTTTGGGGCGTTTACATCACCGACTTTGTTTTCTGGGTAGGTATTGCGCACTCGGGCACATTGATTTCTGCAATACTTTTTCTTTTCAGGGCTAATTTCAGGTTGTCCATATATAGAATTGCCGAAGCTATGACCGTTTTTGCGGTACTGACAGCGGGACTGTTCCCGATTATTCACCTTGGAAGACCCTGGTTTTTCTACTGGCTCTTCCCCTATCCGAATCAGAGGGAGCTGTGGGTGAACTTCAAGTCGCCTCTCCTCTGGGACGTCTTCGCCGTGAGCACCTACCTTACGGTGAGCTCTGTGTTCTTCTTCGTGGGTATGATCCCCGATATAGCGGCCATAAGGGACAGGGTTAAGGAGGTCCCCCGCAAGATAGCATACTCGATACTTTCTCTGGGCTGGAAGGGGTCCAACTGGGAATGGCTTCACTATACAAGGGCCTATCTTTTCTTCGCTGCATTCGCTACGCCTCTTGTGCTTTCGGTGCACAGCGTCGTTTCCTGGGACTTCGCAATGTCCAATCTACCCGGATGGCATACCACTATTTTCGCCCCCTATTTCGTGGCCGGGGCCATATTTTCGGGTCTCGCAATGGTTATTACGCT encodes:
- a CDS encoding molybdopterin-dependent oxidoreductase is translated as MSQDKKGGLKRRDFLKIIGVAGGTAAVTGACSDPVEQIIPYVIPPEGIIPGIPNFYASTCRECPAGCGIIVKNREGRAIKIEGNPENPINAGATCARGQSTLQGLYNPDRIRSPLHKNDSGRLQPAGWENAQKLLVEKIEEIRKRGDGDKIVFLSNHVSGTLGELIGDWIEGVGGKHLSYETFAHEPLKEANRIVFGIDKIPTYNIDKTEYLLSFGADFLETWISPVSYTGQFSKMHGVKDKSVGKFVHIEPRASLTGANADEWVAVKPGTEAILALGIANVIVNEGLSRGGGGLASALGRYTPEEVSAMTDVPADTIKRIAREFSSMQPSLAIGGGAATTSTNATETLVAINILNSVAGNVGETIDFGNTLTLSDVSSFEDISSLVDSMNNDEIELLFIYNVNPVFTLPKAMGFKDALKKVPLVVSFSSFMDETTELAQLVLPDNTTLESWGDYVPSQSVHGLIQPIMTPIYNTKGTGDVLLSVAGELEGMKDKFKQATYYDYLRDSWKKVWGSVPGGGDFESFWKSALEKGGIYKDVNPAAVSQSGNLSGVRFSEPEFKGDGEYYLMAYPSYRYYDGRGANKPWLQELPDALTTGVWDSWVELHPDTAKKLGVKLGDFVKIESPEGAIETQVYVYEGIRPDTLAVMIGQGHTSYGRYAKDRGVNPIDLLPVATDRLSGGFAWFSTRVSASATGRHAQFVQTQYTTTQHDRMVAQEVTLSELEHGIHHEEHPEGDFYPPRKYSRYRWGMAIDLQKCVGCGACVTACYAENNVPFVGKDLVAKRRDMAWIRIERYFEKSDNRAGFETRFLPMLCQQCGNAPCEPVCPVYATYHNPEGLNGMVYNRCVGTRYCSNNCTYKVRKFNWFSYKLPEPLNWQLNPDVTVRDKGVMEKCTFCVQRINYAKDQAKDKGRDVLDAEIKTACEQACPAEAIVFGNLLEPETRASKLSHDDRGYKVLEPINTQPAITYLKKVKWDKS
- the nrfD gene encoding NrfD/PsrC family molybdoenzyme membrane anchor subunit, whose product is MSEQTSLTYAKVNEDIIRMLDKPTVKWLALFLPTLGLVGFGLFCFLYQVYTGLGVAGYRHPVFWGVYITDFVFWVGIAHSGTLISAILFLFRANFRLSIYRIAEAMTVFAVLTAGLFPIIHLGRPWFFYWLFPYPNQRELWVNFKSPLLWDVFAVSTYLTVSSVFFFVGMIPDIAAIRDRVKEVPRKIAYSILSLGWKGSNWEWLHYTRAYLFFAAFATPLVLSVHSVVSWDFAMSNLPGWHTTIFAPYFVAGAIFSGLAMVITLTVPIRKIFRLEQYITLDNYDGMAKLIILTSLIVGYAYGVEFFMAWYSGSPYEWGQFYYRATGEYALFYWIMVVCNVIVPIPLWFKSVRRNIKILFIMSIFINIGMWFERFNIIVISLSRGFDPAAWGIYKPSWVELGITVGSFAWFFMFFLIFIKTLPAVSIAEIKEILPVPRKEAKDNG